Below is a genomic region from Mycteria americana isolate JAX WOST 10 ecotype Jacksonville Zoo and Gardens unplaced genomic scaffold, USCA_MyAme_1.0 Scaffold_135, whole genome shotgun sequence.
CCATCAGGAGATGGGGAACAGGGAGGGGGAATGACGGCCTGCACCACTACAGGACAGGGGAAACACAGGCTGTGCCGTTAGCAGACGAGGGGGGCACAGACTGTACCGTCACAAGACAGAAGGTGACAAGCCGCGCCATCAGCGGACGGGGGGCACGGCCCGCCCCAGGGCCGAGcagggggaccccccagcccccccccccgtccgCAGGCCCCACCTGGCCCAGGAGGGCGTCGAGGCGGCGGCGCAGGAGCCCGTTCTCGCGGCGCAGGCGGTCGTTGTCGGCCAGGGCCTGGCGCAGCCGCTCTTCCAGCCCCTGCACGTACTCCTTGCGCCGGCGGCGCGACTGGCACGCCGACTCCCGGTTCTTGATCATGCGCTGCTGCCGCTTCAGCACCTTCGCCTGCGCCCGCGGGTCaccggggggccggcgggggggaccccgggggtctcaggggaagggggagcccggtgggatggggacacccaacgggggggggcacccctgggGGAGAAGGGACGCTGGGGGaacaccctggggtgggggacgCCCCgggagggacaggggacacccaGGAGCGGGGGGGATCCCGAGGGCTCAGGGTCACACGGGGGTCAGGGGTCACGCACAGGATCAGGGGTCACGCGGGGGTACTCACGTCGACCTCCtgggggccgggaggggcgggaGCAGGGGCCGGGACGATGGTCTTGGCCTCGGGcttgggggggccggggggggtgcgggggggcccccggccggggggggaCAGGCACAGgagccccggcagcagcagctccgctgGCGACAGCAGCACCGCGGGGGCCGGCACTGCGGACCCCCAAAGCCCCCACCTCACCCAGGGCCCCCCAAAacacctccccagcacccccggccccccccagcacccccaaacctcctcctcATCGCCTCACCCACCCCCAACCctgctttcccttttcccagaccccccccagcaccccccaaacccccaatcCCACAGCCTCAGCACCTCTtagaccccccaaaccccctccccacggtgccccgctcgccccccagcccctccaacCCCCTCCCCATGGCCCCAGGACACCCCCTGGGCCACCCCAACCCCCTCCCCATTGCCTCAGATGCCTCCAGCACCCCcaacctcccccagcccccccagccctacCGGTGATGGCTGCAGGCAGTGGGGGAGCGGCTccaggcagcggctgcagcaggaTGGTctgcggggggctcggggcggcccctccgggcccagcagccccccccggggggcttGGGCTGGATGGGGGGGGTGCGACGGCTGGGTGGGGGGCCCTCTGCCTTCACGGCCCGCGGCGCCTTCCCTGCTGCGGCACGGGGGGAGTCAGGGAgtggcaggacccccccagcccctctctgtcCGTCCTCAGCTTACCGGCGtctggggggggcacagggcagcgGGGGGGTCGGCTCCGTCTTCACCCCCggctcgggggggctgggggcctgTGGGGACAGAGCTGAGAGGGGGGGTGGCAGGTGGGGGGGGCAGTGAGGGCACCGGTGGGGGGGGCACGTACCCAGGCCAGGGGCTCGGAAGCAGAGGAGAGGCCGGAGGAGTCGGAGCAGTGGGACGAGGCGGGGGACCCCGGCTCCGACTTCACCTGCAGGtctggggggcgggggaggcacGTGGCTGGCagggtccctgtgctgctgcGCCCCcgaacgcccccccccccccccccgtcacccccccaaTCCCCCACTAGGACCCCACCGACAACCCCATatcctccccccacctccccatcaCCTTCTCCAGCCCCCCATATCTCCCCTCCCAGCCGCCTgtaccccctccccacaccccgtgaacccccccagcaccccatatgACCCCCCCACAgaacaccccagcaccccccttcTGCCCCCCCACTCACCGGGGAAGAGACTAGGGGGCTCCTGGTCCCACGGGGGGTCAGGGGGGCTGGCGGCCTCGCCCCCCTCGAAGGCACAGtcgaactgggggggggggggggggggggggggaggggaggggggaaatgagGGTCCAGGacccgccgggggcggggccggaaAGACCCCAGCTGGAGGGGGGCGTGGCTTGGACACCCCCGGAGGGGGCGGGGGCTTACCATGGGGTCAGGGTcaagggaggggaagaggtggGCGGGCTCCAGCCTGTCGTCAAGGCAACCGTAGAGAGcggcatctgggggggggggggtgaggttTACACGGAAAGCCACGCCCCTCAGGGGCTTAGCCCCGCCCTCAACTAGGCTCGCTCCGCCCCAAAAGGTTTATCCCCGCCTTTCTCCAGACCACGCCCCCCTTAGGCCCCGCCCCCTGCGCTAAGCCCCGCCCCGATGAAATCCCCCCCAACGTGCCCGGACAGCCCACGAAGCGGCCCCGCCCCCTtcgccaggccccgccccgccccgccgcacgCGGaagcgccccccgcccccgccgcggccccgccccgcctcccccaggccccgccccgcccggtccccgccgcgcccgggcatACCCCAGTCCTCGGCCCCCAGCAGGTTGTCGGCCCGGAACCGCCCCGCGTCGCTGAGCACCAGCAGCTCCGGCGCCAGCGCCGCCATCttccgcccgccgcgccccgccccgcgcgccccgctccgccccgcgcgCGGCCGCCAAtccgcgccgccgctgccgccgccgccgaccAACGGGAGCGCGGCTGGCCCGGCGGGCCCCCGCGCAGGCGCGCTAGGGTCGGGGCGGGAGGCGCATGCGCGCCGCCCTCTTCCGCGCCACCCGCCCCCCCGGCGGCGTTTTAAaggggcagcgccgccgccgcacgCCTGGGCCGGTCGGTGCCCCTGCCGTCCTGGACGCCTGAGTCCCTTCTCCGGCCCCGGTAGGACCCGCCCAGCCCTccgggggaggagaaggaaggtgggCGTCTCCATGGCAACCCCGTCCAGGTGGGCTGCGGCCTAGCTGGGGGCGTGACTGGATGTGACGCAAGGAGGCGGGGCTGACGGGCGGCGGAGTCCTCGCCCAGGTGGGAGCGGGAGCGGCCCGgacggcggggacggggggggggccgggacgggCAGGGGGGTCCGGTCCCCTCTGACCGGGCTCCGCCCCTTCTCCCTCACAGGGCAGCGGTGGAGAAACGCGATTGGCCGAggaagagatggagggaggcgATTCAGCCAATGGGGAGGCAGCACTCCGAGGAGCAGCCAATGGCGCTGGAGCCCCTGTAGAGGAGCCGGCCAATGGGCAGCGAGCACCTGGAGGTTTGCCCAAtgcggagggagggaggccagCACCGGCCAATGCAGAGCTCGGGGGAGCCCACGCAGTGGAGGAGTTGTCCAATGGGATTGCACCGCTGCAGGGCTCGCCCAATGAGGGAATGGGGAGCCCTGGCTCGGCCAATGAGCAGCTAGATGGGCGGCCAGCAGCCGGTGGCTCAGCCAATGAGGACGGCGGAGGCCTGCGGGGCCCAGCCAGTAACAACGCTGGGCTCAAAGACCTGACCAATGAGATTGTGGGATGCCAGGGCCTGGCCAATGAGGCAGCCAGACTGCAGGGCGCAGCCAATGAGAAGGCGGCACCGACTGAGGAGGCTGAAGGGGTGCAGCGCCCGACCAGTGAGGCTGCGGCGCCTGAAGCCCCAGCCAATGAGGATGCAGCACCACAAGCCCCAACCAATAAGGATGCAGTGCTGCATGTGCCAACCAACGAGGACACAGAACCTGAAGCTGCAACCGGTCGGGGTGCAGCGCCCCAGGCCCCAGCCAATGAGGATGCAGCGACAAATGTCCCAACCATTGAGGGCGCCGCACCGCGATCCGTGACCAATGAGGATGTAGCGCCTGCAGCTCCACCCAATGAGGGAGCAGCACTGCGAGCCCCATCCAATAAGGATACAGCGCCTGAAGCCGCAACCAGTGAGGACGCAGCGCCGCGCGCCGCAACCAATGAGAGGGCAGGATGCCTCTCTGGGGCCGAGGCTGCCTCCGCCCTCCCGGATCCCTCCAATGAGGAGGCGGCGGTCCTGCCGGCACCGTCCAATGGGGATCCGTGGGACTGGTCGTGCGAGGAGGCGTGGCTGCGGGCGCCggaggaggggctggagggggaggagccgggggaggggctggaggggtgggaggggctggagggggaggagCCGGGGGAGGGCCTGGAGGGGCcggagggagaggggctggtggagggggaggagccgggggagggggcggggcgctGGTGGCTCAGCCCCGACGGCGCCTTCGCCAAGCGCGTGCTGCGGCGCGGGCGGGGCctggggcggcccgggccgggctcgCGCTGCCGCGTGCGGCTggaggccccgcccccgggggcggggccggggccggtggcggcggcggcgggggccgggcgctgGCGGACGctgcggctgggggggggcgAGGGCCGCTGGGCCGCGGCGCTGGACGCCTGCCTGGAGACGatggcggcgggggagcgggcgcggctgcggccggcgggggcggccggggcgctgGGCGTGCGGCTGGGGCGCTTCTCGCCCGCGCCCGCCTTCTGGGAGcaggaggcgggcggcggcgggcggtggcgggcggTGCTGGCGCGGCAGGAGCGGGCGGCCGCGCTGctgggcgcgggggcggcgggcccggcggccCGGGTGTACGCGCAGGCCCTgcgggaggcggtggcggcggggggggccccgccgctgccccccgcgctGGCGCGGCCCAAGGCGGAGCTGCACGCCGGGCTGGCGCTCTGCCAGctgcggctggggctgccggcggcggcggccgccaaCGCGGGGAAGGCGCTGGCCCTGCGGCCGGGGCACCTGGAGGCGCGCTTTCGGCGGGCTTTGGCGGCGGCGGCCATGAGCGACCTGGAGGCGGCGGCCGCCGACCTGGCGCTGGTGCTGCGGGAGGAGCCCGGGCacgccggggcgcggcgggagctGCGCCGGGTgcgcggggcggcccgggagCGGGACGCGCGCCTGGCGCGGCGCCTGGGCCGGCTCTTCGCctgagggggggctgggggtgcccgcCGGGGCTAATAAAGGCCTGTTAATGAGCAGCGCTtcatgggggggcggggggatgcgGCAGCGGCGCCGAAGAGACGCGGGGGGGGGCGGAGTGTGCCCGCCCCAATTAGCCCGCCCCACCCTAACGGTGGCCCCGCTTCGTTAGCGGCAGCCCCGCCCACTCGGACTGCAGCGGTTGCCATGGagaccccgccccccccccccgtaaggACCGGCCCCGCCCCCCTATCAATATAGAGATTTATTGAACCGGCAGCAGCGGAACGCGGCGcaggggggcggggcctggcggggggcggggctcgGCATGCAGATGGGGCGGGGCCCCGCCACTAAGCATCCTGGGAGGCCCGCCCACCGGGAGCCCTGGGGGCGGGGCCGGAAGCGTCGCTGGGGGTGGGGTCAGGCGTTGCCATGGCGATGCGGTACCTGTTGCTATGGGGTCCCGCGCATCGCCCTGGCGTTGGCaacgggggtgggggtgggggagcgcTGTTGCCATGGCGACGCTGGGGGTCTCCAGCACCCGAGCCGTCGCTAGGGCGTCGCTGGGATGCCCGGCGTTGCCATGGCGATGGCCGTCGCTAGGAGATCCCCGGTGTCACCGTGGCGATGCCGGGGGTccccggcggtggcggcgggcgggctaTGGCTCCCAGTCGTTGTCGTGGTGCTGGGCGGCAATGATGATGACGACGGTGAGGATGGTGCAGAGCACGATGGCGGCGATGCCCACGGCCAGGCTGATGAAGGAGAAGTTTCGCGCCTCCCGCGAGGCAATCTCGGCCGAGACGATGTCCCCCCGCGCCACCGCCGCCCGCACCTGCAGGTGGGGACACCCATGGCGGCGTCGGCACCACCGTCCCACCGCCCCGGCTCCCCACGTGGGCTGGGGGCACCCGGCCAGCCGGCCGGCggagccccgtccccccccccgtcccccccacctGCACGGCCTTGACGATGGCGACGACGCCGGTGGGCCAGAAGCAGCAGAGGGTGGTGAGGACGGCGATGGGCAGGTAGTCGTGGGGCGCCCGgcgcccctccagcccccccgggaCCGGGACCCCTCCCGGGACCCCCATGGGggtccccaccgccccccccagggtgccccccaccggcacccccacggggccggggagggggccggggccggggccggggggggccgccccgAAGGCctgcggaggggagaggggcctcaGGGGTGGGGCCTCGGGGGGACACGCCCCCATTGGCCACGCCCCGCAGACCTCAGTGTTCTCCATGAAGGCTCAGCCAGTGCCCCTCATCAGGCcacacccccgccccccaggCCACGCCCCTTCCCCACAGACCCCGCCCCCAGGCCGGCAGCCACATGCTTCTTCTCTGCAGCCGCGCCCCTTACCATAGGCCCCTCCCGTTGACCCCCTCCAAGCCCCACCCCCTCTCCAGGCCCCGCCCTAGCCCCACCCCTCTTCTCACCCGCGCCCCCTCCACTGGCCCCAccccccctgcccgctccctccttccccaccgcCCCCTctccgcaggccccgccccctcccgccggccccgcccaCTCACGGGCCCGACGGGGTAGACGGGGACGTAGGcggtgcagggctggagctggagggcgAAGGGGGGGGGCGCGTagggcagggggggctggggggggcccccgtagggctggggggcggcggggggggggccggggcagcgtgGCCGCGTGCGGGGGCCGCGTgcagggcccccccggcccccggcagcccccggggcagcgtggccgcccccgccgcccccccggcccccggccccccccgcggcAGCgtggccgcccccgccgggcccccccgcggCAGCgtggccgcccccgcgcccccccccagccccggcggcgccggcggcccgTACGGGGGGGGCGAGGCGTGGGGGGCCCCCTCCGGCGCtcctggggggagaggggcgtCAGGGCGGacgggcccccccgcccccccaccccagggaccccccccaccccccctgcccgCTCATCCCCAGTGACTCCCCCACGCTGCCAgcgccccccccccaaaccccctcggTGCCCCCGAGACCCCCAGAAGTCCACCCCCCAAATCATacgggcccccccagcccccccatagGCCTCGGCGACCCCCAAAActcccccaaatcctcccaaccgccccccccccgggcccgtTTCTGggtcacccccctccccccggggctATTTATAACGCGacaccgggggggaggggggcctGGGTCCCCCGGGCATGTGCACACGCGTGTGACACCCCCCACCCGCCCTCCCCGGGACACGCGCGTGCACAGGGGACACGCGTGGGATGGTCGCACACGCAGCATCCCCCCGCCCGCAAAGCGCGGCCTCCACGGACACGGGTGAcccgacaccccccccctccccccccggccctcctgcccccctcgcccccatcccgctccccccgctccgCACCGGGTTTCTCGGCCGCCATGGCCGGGCCgaaccgggaccgggaccgggaccgggaccgggaccgggaccgggaccgggacccccAGCCGGGCCGGCGCAAAGCCCGGGCCGGATCGGGACGCGGATCCGGATCGGAACCGGCGCCCGGGCTGGATCCCCGGGCCGGATCGGGCCCACCGCCCCCCCCTTCTCACGGGGCCGGCGCAAAGCCCGGGCTGGAGCTAGCGGAccggaccgggaccgggaccgccGTGGAACCCGGCCTGGATCCCACCGGAGCGGAGCGGGACCGGCACCGCCGCCCGGACTGGATCCCTCGGACCGGATCGGGGCCGGCGCAAATAATGGGCTGGGTCCGGCCGGaccgggcccgggccccccccaGAACCCGGACTGGATTCCCTGGACCGGGACCGAGCCCCCGAACCCGGACTGGATCTGCGGAGCGGGACCGggacccaccccccccccagaacCCAGACTGGATCCCCGGAGCGGGACCGGGAT
It encodes:
- the FKBPL gene encoding FK506-binding protein-like; this translates as MEGGDSANGEAALRGAANGAGAPVEEPANGQRAPGGLPNAEGGRPAPANAELGGAHAVEELSNGIAPLQGSPNEGMGSPGSANEQLDGRPAAGGSANEDGGGLRGPASNNAGLKDLTNEIVGCQGLANEAARLQGAANEKAAPTEEAEGVQRPTSEAAAPEAPANEDAAPQAPTNKDAVLHVPTNEDTEPEAATGRGAAPQAPANEDAATNVPTIEGAAPRSVTNEDVAPAAPPNEGAALRAPSNKDTAPEAATSEDAAPRAATNERAGCLSGAEAASALPDPSNEEAAVLPAPSNGDPWDWSCEEAWLRAPEEGLEGEEPGEGLEGWEGLEGEEPGEGLEGPEGEGLVEGEEPGEGAGRWWLSPDGAFAKRVLRRGRGLGRPGPGSRCRVRLEAPPPGAGPGPVAAAAGAGRWRTLRLGGGEGRWAAALDACLETMAAGERARLRPAGAAGALGVRLGRFSPAPAFWEQEAGGGGRWRAVLARQERAAALLGAGAAGPAARVYAQALREAVAAGGAPPLPPALARPKAELHAGLALCQLRLGLPAAAAANAGKALALRPGHLEARFRRALAAAAMSDLEAAAADLALVLREEPGHAGARRELRRVRGAARERDARLARRLGRLFA
- the PRRT1 gene encoding proline-rich transmembrane protein 1; the protein is MGVPGGVPVPGGLEGRRAPHDYLPIAVLTTLCCFWPTGVVAIVKAVQVRAAVARGDIVSAEIASREARNFSFISLAVGIAAIVLCTILTVVIIIAAQHHDNDWEP
- the ATF6B gene encoding LOW QUALITY PROTEIN: cyclic AMP-dependent transcription factor ATF-6 beta (The sequence of the model RefSeq protein was modified relative to this genomic sequence to represent the inferred CDS: deleted 2 bases in 1 codon) translates to MAALAPELLVLSDAGRFRADNLLGAEDWDAALYGCLDDRLEPAHLFPSLDPDPMFDCAFEGGEAASPPDPPWDQEPPSLFPDLQVKSEPGSPASSHCSDSSGLSSASEPLAWAPSPPEPGVKTEPTPPLPCAPPRRRREGAAGREGRGPPTQPSHPPHPAQAPRGGLLGPEGPPRAPRRPSCCSRCLEPLPHCLQPSPVGLGGLGEVGVPAPAVLLSPAELLLPGLLCLSPPGRGPPRTPPGPPKPEAKTIVPAPAPAPPGPQEVDAKVLKRQQRMIKNRESACQSRRRRKEYVQGLEERLRQALADNDRLRRENGLLRRRLDALLGQSSELRPVPGPRKLACLAALLLFLAFNLGPLSLWQPPPAEPQPHPRGRRHLLGVAEGGSPPPACPGCGDPLGPRQEPPGRTPFRNTSLGAVTLRELDGLFRASDCRRFNRTESLRLADELSGWVRRHQIDRRKPGSPPRPPRSQFQASPPWKAPASSRLVPATPPHPERVPPGQLQLYRPDRAEPHFLAAIDRREDTFYVVSFRRDHLLLPAISHNKTSRPKMSLVMPAAALNESLSGRGGGLEAMMQVDCEVMDTRVIHVRRRRSPPPANRSRAPAAPRGPRRPRTLYLGGGG